In a genomic window of Balaenoptera ricei isolate mBalRic1 chromosome 3, mBalRic1.hap2, whole genome shotgun sequence:
- the MAN2B1 gene encoding lysosomal alpha-mannosidase isoform X1, whose product MGADARSSGVCAGGGRGAAGPRTSSWALWPSIQLLSFLFLLLLATPSAWAAGYQTCPKVEPDMLNVHLVAHTHDDVGWLKTVDQYFYGIQNDVQHAGVQYILDSVISSLLAEPTRRFIYVEITFFSRWWRQQTNATQEIVRDLVRQGRLEFANGGWVMNDEAATHYGAIIDQMTLGLRFLEDTFGSDGRPRVAWHIDPFGHSREQASLFAQMGFDGFFFGRLDYQDKSARKEKMEMEQVWRASASLKPPTADLFISVLPNIYNPPDGLCWDTLCADRPFVEDPLSPEYNAKDLVHYFLKLATAQGQQYRTNHTVMTMGSDFQYENANMWFKNLDKLIQLVNAQQQANGSRVNVLYSTPACYLWQLNKANLTWSLKEDDFFPYADGPHMFWTGYFSSRPALKRYERLSYNFLQVCNQLEALVGPAANVGPYGSGDSAPLNEAMAVLQHHDAVSGTSRQHVANDYARQLAEGWGPCEVLLSNALARLSGSKEDFMFCRKLNISVCPLTQTSESFQVTIYNPLGRKVDWMVRLPVSKHVFLVKDPSGTVVPSDVVMIPSSDSQDLLFSASVPALGFSIYSVTQVPGQSPQAHSHHPRSQKPWSRVLVIQNEYIRARFDPDSGLLMELENLDQNLRLPVRQAFYWYNASTGNSLSSQVSGAYIFRPNRQEPLLVSHWAQTHLVKTALVQEVHQNFSAWCSQVVRLYPGQRHLELEWTVGPIPVGDGWGKEVISRFDTVLETDGLFYTDSNGREILERRRDYRLTWKLNQTEPVAGNYYPVNSRIYITDGNVQLTVLTDRSQGGSSLSDGSLELMVHRRLLRDDARGVGEPLLEEGSGLWVRGRHLVLLDKARTAAAGHRLQAEKEVLAPQVVLARGGGAPYRLEVAPRTQFSGLRRELPPSVHLLTLARWGPETLLLRLEHQFAVGEDSGRNLSSPVTLDLTAPHPILLLPGWSPPPSRYSPWKSAPSWPQSNGKRTARPGGGKITPEPEPTPPGVGQTLPLLLLLLLLPPRKAIKMPLPRIDSGPGVTECGFFFFFLKAVEFMTQKGQQTLTDP is encoded by the exons ATGGGCGCTGACGCGCGGTCTTCGGGGGTCTGCGCTGGCGGCGGCCGGGGCGCGGCGGGGCCCCGGACGAGCTCCTGGGCGCTGTGGCCATCGATCcagcttctctcctttctctttttgttgttgctggcGACGCCCAGCGCTTGGGCCGCGGGATACCAG ACATGCCCCAAGGTGGAGCCGGACATGCTGAACGTGCACCTGGTGGCCCACACACATGATGATGTGGGCTGGCTCAAGACGGTGGACCAGTACTTCTACGGCA TCCAGAATGATGTCCAGCACGCGGGCGTGCAGTACATCCTAGACTCGGTCATCTCTTCCCTGCTGGCGGAGCCCACCCGCCGCTTCATCTATGTGGAAATCACTTTCTTTTCTCGTTGGTGGCGACAGCAGACAAATGCAACGCAGGAAATCGTGCGGGACCTGGTGCGCCAGG GACGCCTAGAGTTTGCCAATGGTGGCTGGGTGATGAACGATGAGGCGGCCACCCACTACGGAGCCATCATCGACCAGATGACACTCGGGCTGCGCTTCCTGGAGGACACGTTTGGCAGCGACGGGCGCCCCCGTGTGGCCTGGCACATCGACCCCTTCGGCCACTCTAGGGAGCAGGCCTCGCTGTTCGCGCAG ATGGGTTTTGACGGCTTCTTCTTCGGACGCCTGGATTATCAAGACAAGAGCGCGAGGAAGGAGAAGATGGAAATGGAGCAGGTGTGGCGGGCCAGCGCCAGCCTGAAGCCCCCCACCGCGGACCTCTTCATCA GTGTGCTCCCCAACATTTACAACCCACCGGATGGTCTGTGCTGGGACACGCTGTGTGCCGACAGGCCCTTTGTGGAGGACCCACTCAGCCCTGAGTACAACGCCAAGGACCTGGTCCATTACTTCCTGAAGTTGGCCACTGCCCAG GGCCAGCAATACCGCACCAACCACACTGTGATGACCATGGGCTCAGACTTCCAATATGAGAATGCCAACATGTGGTTCAAGAACCTTGACAAGCTCATCCAGCTGGTCAACGCCCAG CAACAGGCCAATGGGAGCCGCGTCAATGTTCTCTACTCCACTCCGGCCTGTTATCTCTGGCAGCTGAACAAGGCCAACCTCACCTG GTCGCTGAAAGAGGATGACTTCTTCCCCTACGCCGACGGCCCCCACATGTTCTGGACCGGTTACTTTTCCAGCCGGCCTGCCCTCAAACGCTATGAGCGCCTAAGCTACAACTTCCTGCAG GTGTGCAACCAGCTGGAGGCGCTGGTGGGTCCGGCAGCCAACGTGGGACCCTATGGTTCCGGAGACAGTGCACCCCTCA ATGAGGCGATGGCCGTGCTCCAGCACCACGATGCGGTCAGCGGCACCTCCCGCCAGCACGTGGCCAATGACTACGCTCGCCAACTTGCAGAAGGCTGGGGGCCCTGCGAG GTTCTCCTGAGCAATGCGCTGGCGCGGCTCAGTGGCTCCAAGGAGGACTTCATGTTCTGTCGCAAGCTCAACATCAGCGTTTGTCCGCTCACCCAGACCTCGGAGAGC TTCCAGGTGACCATTTATAACCCCTTGGGGCGGAAAGTGGATTGGATGGTGCGGCTGCCTGTCAGCAAACACGTTTTCCTCGTGAAGGACCCCAGTGGCACAGTTGTGCCCAGTGAT GTGGTGATGATTCCCAGCTCAGACAGTCAGGATCTGCTTTTCTCAGCCTCAGTGCCTGCCTTGGGCTTCAGCATCTACTCAGTAACCCAGGTGCCTGGCCAAAGCCCCCAGGCCCACAGCCACCATCCCAGATCCCAGAAGCCCTGGTCTCGTGTCTTGGTCATCCAGAATGAG TACATCCGGGCTAGGTTTGACCCTGACTCAGGGCTCTTGATGGAGTTGGAGAACCTAGACCAGAACCTCCGGCTGCCTGTTCGCCAAGCCTTCTACTG GTACAACGCCAGTACAGGCAACAGTCTAAGCTCCCAGGTCTCAGGTGCCTACATCTTCAGACCCAACCGACAGGAACCACTGCTTGTGAGCCACTGGGCTCAAACCCACCTTGTGAAG ACAGCCTTGGTGCAGGAAGTGCACCAGAACTTCTCAGCCTGGTGTTCCCAGGTGGTTCGCCTGTACCCGGGACAGCGGCACCTGGAGCTGGAGTGGACGGTGGGGCCAATACCTGTGGG TGATGGCTGGGGGAAGGAGGTCATCAGTCGCTTTGACACTGTGCTGGAGACAGACGGACTCTTCTACACTGACAGCAATGGCCGGGAGATCctggagaggag gcggGATTATCGACTCACCTGGAAGCTGAACCAGACTGAGCCAGTGGCAGGAAACTACTATCCAGTTAACAGTCGCATTTACATCACG GATGGGAACGTGCAGCTGACTGTGTTGACTGACCGCTCCCAGGGGGGCAGCAGCCTGAGTGACGGCTCCTTAGAGCTCATG GTGCACAGAAGGCTGCTGAGAGACGATGCCCGCGGAGTAGGGGAGCCGTTGCTGGAGGAGGGGTCGGGGCTTTGGGTGCGAGGGCGCCACCTCGTGCTGCTGGACAAGGCCCGGACCGCGGCCGCCGGGCACCGGTTGCAGGCGGAGAAGGAGGTCCTGGCCCCGCAGGTGGTGCTGGCCCGAGGTGGCGGCGCCCCCTACCGCCTCGAGGTCGCCCCTCGCACGCAG TTTTCGGGGTTGCGTCGAGAGCTGCCGCCTTCCGTGCATCTACTAACACTGGCCCGCTGGGGCCCGGAGACGCTGCTGCTGCGCTTAGAGCACCAGTTCGCCGTAGGGGAGGACTCGGGCCGCAACCTGAGCTCTCCGGTGACCTTGGACTTGAcg gccCCACACCCCATCCTTCTCCTTCCCGGCTGGTCTCCACCACCATCACGCTACAGCCCATGGAAATCCGCACCTTCTTGGCCTCAGTCCAATGGGAAGAGGACGGCTAGACCCGGTGGAGGCAAGATTACCCCAGAGCCTGAGCCCACTCCTCCAGGGGTGGGGCAAactctcccccttctcctcttgctgctgctgctaccacCAAGGAAAGCCATTAAAATGCCACTACCAAGAATAGACTCAGGTCCAGGTGTAACtgagtgtgggtttttttttttttttttgaaggcagTGGAATTTATGACCCAGAAAGGTCAGCAAACCCTAACTGACCCTTGA
- the MAN2B1 gene encoding lysosomal alpha-mannosidase isoform X2: protein MGADARSSGVCAGGGRGAAGPRTSSWALWPSIQLLSFLFLLLLATPSAWAAGYQTCPKVEPDMLNVHLVAHTHDDVGWLKTVDQYFYGIQNDVQHAGVQYILDSVISSLLAEPTRRFIYVEITFFSRWWRQQTNATQEIVRDLVRQGRLEFANGGWVMNDEAATHYGAIIDQMTLGLRFLEDTFGSDGRPRVAWHIDPFGHSREQASLFAQMGFDGFFFGRLDYQDKSARKEKMEMEQVWRASASLKPPTADLFISVLPNIYNPPDGLCWDTLCADRPFVEDPLSPEYNAKDLVHYFLKLATAQGQQYRTNHTVMTMGSDFQYENANMWFKNLDKLIQLVNAQQQANGSRVNVLYSTPACYLWQLNKANLTWSLKEDDFFPYADGPHMFWTGYFSSRPALKRYERLSYNFLQVCNQLEALVGPAANVGPYGSGDSAPLNEAMAVLQHHDAVSGTSRQHVANDYARQLAEGWGPCEVLLSNALARLSGSKEDFMFCRKLNISVCPLTQTSESFQVTIYNPLGRKVDWMVRLPVSKHVFLVKDPSGTVVPSDVVMIPSSDSQDLLFSASVPALGFSIYSVTQVPGQSPQAHSHHPRSQKPWSRVLVIQNEYIRARFDPDSGLLMELENLDQNLRLPVRQAFYWYNASTGNSLSSQVSGAYIFRPNRQEPLLVSHWAQTHLVKTALVQEVHQNFSAWCSQVVRLYPGQRHLELEWTVGPIPVGDGWGKEVISRFDTVLETDGLFYTDSNGREILERRRDYRLTWKLNQTEPVAGNYYPVNSRIYITDGNVQLTVLTDRSQGGSSLSDGSLELMVHRRLLRDDARGVGEPLLEEGSGLWVRGRHLVLLDKARTAAAGHRLQAEKEVLAPQVVLARGGGAPYRLEVAPRTQFSGLRRELPPSVHLLTLARWGPETLLLRLEHQFAVGEDSGRNLSSPVTLDLTDLFSAFTITDLRETTLAANQLRAHASRLQWTPNTGPTPHPSPSRLVSTTITLQPMEIRTFLASVQWEEDG, encoded by the exons ATGGGCGCTGACGCGCGGTCTTCGGGGGTCTGCGCTGGCGGCGGCCGGGGCGCGGCGGGGCCCCGGACGAGCTCCTGGGCGCTGTGGCCATCGATCcagcttctctcctttctctttttgttgttgctggcGACGCCCAGCGCTTGGGCCGCGGGATACCAG ACATGCCCCAAGGTGGAGCCGGACATGCTGAACGTGCACCTGGTGGCCCACACACATGATGATGTGGGCTGGCTCAAGACGGTGGACCAGTACTTCTACGGCA TCCAGAATGATGTCCAGCACGCGGGCGTGCAGTACATCCTAGACTCGGTCATCTCTTCCCTGCTGGCGGAGCCCACCCGCCGCTTCATCTATGTGGAAATCACTTTCTTTTCTCGTTGGTGGCGACAGCAGACAAATGCAACGCAGGAAATCGTGCGGGACCTGGTGCGCCAGG GACGCCTAGAGTTTGCCAATGGTGGCTGGGTGATGAACGATGAGGCGGCCACCCACTACGGAGCCATCATCGACCAGATGACACTCGGGCTGCGCTTCCTGGAGGACACGTTTGGCAGCGACGGGCGCCCCCGTGTGGCCTGGCACATCGACCCCTTCGGCCACTCTAGGGAGCAGGCCTCGCTGTTCGCGCAG ATGGGTTTTGACGGCTTCTTCTTCGGACGCCTGGATTATCAAGACAAGAGCGCGAGGAAGGAGAAGATGGAAATGGAGCAGGTGTGGCGGGCCAGCGCCAGCCTGAAGCCCCCCACCGCGGACCTCTTCATCA GTGTGCTCCCCAACATTTACAACCCACCGGATGGTCTGTGCTGGGACACGCTGTGTGCCGACAGGCCCTTTGTGGAGGACCCACTCAGCCCTGAGTACAACGCCAAGGACCTGGTCCATTACTTCCTGAAGTTGGCCACTGCCCAG GGCCAGCAATACCGCACCAACCACACTGTGATGACCATGGGCTCAGACTTCCAATATGAGAATGCCAACATGTGGTTCAAGAACCTTGACAAGCTCATCCAGCTGGTCAACGCCCAG CAACAGGCCAATGGGAGCCGCGTCAATGTTCTCTACTCCACTCCGGCCTGTTATCTCTGGCAGCTGAACAAGGCCAACCTCACCTG GTCGCTGAAAGAGGATGACTTCTTCCCCTACGCCGACGGCCCCCACATGTTCTGGACCGGTTACTTTTCCAGCCGGCCTGCCCTCAAACGCTATGAGCGCCTAAGCTACAACTTCCTGCAG GTGTGCAACCAGCTGGAGGCGCTGGTGGGTCCGGCAGCCAACGTGGGACCCTATGGTTCCGGAGACAGTGCACCCCTCA ATGAGGCGATGGCCGTGCTCCAGCACCACGATGCGGTCAGCGGCACCTCCCGCCAGCACGTGGCCAATGACTACGCTCGCCAACTTGCAGAAGGCTGGGGGCCCTGCGAG GTTCTCCTGAGCAATGCGCTGGCGCGGCTCAGTGGCTCCAAGGAGGACTTCATGTTCTGTCGCAAGCTCAACATCAGCGTTTGTCCGCTCACCCAGACCTCGGAGAGC TTCCAGGTGACCATTTATAACCCCTTGGGGCGGAAAGTGGATTGGATGGTGCGGCTGCCTGTCAGCAAACACGTTTTCCTCGTGAAGGACCCCAGTGGCACAGTTGTGCCCAGTGAT GTGGTGATGATTCCCAGCTCAGACAGTCAGGATCTGCTTTTCTCAGCCTCAGTGCCTGCCTTGGGCTTCAGCATCTACTCAGTAACCCAGGTGCCTGGCCAAAGCCCCCAGGCCCACAGCCACCATCCCAGATCCCAGAAGCCCTGGTCTCGTGTCTTGGTCATCCAGAATGAG TACATCCGGGCTAGGTTTGACCCTGACTCAGGGCTCTTGATGGAGTTGGAGAACCTAGACCAGAACCTCCGGCTGCCTGTTCGCCAAGCCTTCTACTG GTACAACGCCAGTACAGGCAACAGTCTAAGCTCCCAGGTCTCAGGTGCCTACATCTTCAGACCCAACCGACAGGAACCACTGCTTGTGAGCCACTGGGCTCAAACCCACCTTGTGAAG ACAGCCTTGGTGCAGGAAGTGCACCAGAACTTCTCAGCCTGGTGTTCCCAGGTGGTTCGCCTGTACCCGGGACAGCGGCACCTGGAGCTGGAGTGGACGGTGGGGCCAATACCTGTGGG TGATGGCTGGGGGAAGGAGGTCATCAGTCGCTTTGACACTGTGCTGGAGACAGACGGACTCTTCTACACTGACAGCAATGGCCGGGAGATCctggagaggag gcggGATTATCGACTCACCTGGAAGCTGAACCAGACTGAGCCAGTGGCAGGAAACTACTATCCAGTTAACAGTCGCATTTACATCACG GATGGGAACGTGCAGCTGACTGTGTTGACTGACCGCTCCCAGGGGGGCAGCAGCCTGAGTGACGGCTCCTTAGAGCTCATG GTGCACAGAAGGCTGCTGAGAGACGATGCCCGCGGAGTAGGGGAGCCGTTGCTGGAGGAGGGGTCGGGGCTTTGGGTGCGAGGGCGCCACCTCGTGCTGCTGGACAAGGCCCGGACCGCGGCCGCCGGGCACCGGTTGCAGGCGGAGAAGGAGGTCCTGGCCCCGCAGGTGGTGCTGGCCCGAGGTGGCGGCGCCCCCTACCGCCTCGAGGTCGCCCCTCGCACGCAG TTTTCGGGGTTGCGTCGAGAGCTGCCGCCTTCCGTGCATCTACTAACACTGGCCCGCTGGGGCCCGGAGACGCTGCTGCTGCGCTTAGAGCACCAGTTCGCCGTAGGGGAGGACTCGGGCCGCAACCTGAGCTCTCCGGTGACCTTGGACTTGAcg GACCTGTTCTCCGCCTTCACCATCACCGACCTGCGGGAGACCACGCTGGCGGCCAACCAGCTCCGGGCCCACGCCTCCAGGCTCCAGTGGACACCAAACACGG gccCCACACCCCATCCTTCTCCTTCCCGGCTGGTCTCCACCACCATCACGCTACAGCCCATGGAAATCCGCACCTTCTTGGCCTCAGTCCAATGGGAAGAGGACGGCTAG
- the WDR83OS gene encoding PAT complex subunit Asterix, protein MSANNMSDPRRPNKVLRYKPPPSECNPALDDPTPDYMNLLGMIFSMCGLMLKLKWCAWVAVYCSFISFANSRSSEDTKQMMSSFMLSISAVVMSYLQNPQPMTPPW, encoded by the exons ATGTCCGCGAACAATATGTCGGACCCACGGAGGCCCAACAAAGTGCTGAG GTACAAGCCCCCGCCGAGCGAGTGTAACCCAGCCTTGGATGACCCAACACCGGACTACATGAACCTCCTCGGCATGATCTTCAGCATGTGTGGCCTCATGCTCAAG CTGAAGTGGTGCGCTTGGGTTGCTGTCTACTGCTCCTTCATCAGCTTTGCCAACTCCCGGAGCTCTGAGGACACTAAGCAGATGATGAGTAGCTTCAT GCTGTCCATCTCTGCCGTGGTGATGTCATATCTTCAGAACCCTCAGCCCATGACGCCCCCCTGGTGA
- the WDR83 gene encoding WD repeat domain-containing protein 83 has protein sequence MAFPEPKPRGPELPQKRLKTLDCGQRAVRAVRFNVDGNYCLTCGSDKTLKLWSPLRGTLLRTYSGHGYEVLDAAGSFDNSSLCSGGGDKAVVLWDVASGQVVRKFRGHAGKVNTVQFNEEATVILSGSIDSTIRCWDCRSRRPDPIQKLDEAKDGISSVKVSDHEVLAGSVDGRVRRYDLRMGHLFSDYVGSPITCTCFSRDGQCTLVSSLDSTLRLLDKDTGELLGEYTGHKNQEYKLDCCLSERDTHVVSCSEDGKVFFWDLVEGALALALPVGPGVVQSLAYHPTEPCLLTAMGGSIQCWREETYKAEDGTG, from the exons ATGGCTTTCCCGGAGCCAAAACCGCGGGGCCCGGAGCTACCTCAGAAACGGTTGAAGACGTTGGACTGCGGGCAGAGGGCGGTGCGAGCCGTGCGATTTAATG TGGATGGCAATTACTGTCTGACTTGCGGCAGCGACAAGACCCTGAAGCTGTGGAGCCCGCTGCGAGGGACGCTACTGCGGACGTACAGCGGCCACGGCTACGAGGTGCTGGACGCGGCAGG TTCCTTTGACAACAGCAGTCTCTGCTCCGGCGGCGGGGACAAGGCAGTGGTGCTGTGGGATGTGGCATCGGGGCAGGTCGTGCGCAAATTCCGGGGCCACGCGGGG AAGGTGAACACGGTGCAGTTTAATGAAGAGGCCACAGTTATCCTGTCTG GCTCTATTGATTCCACCATCCGCTGCTGGGACTGCCGCTCACGGAGACCTGATCCTATACAGAAGCTGGACGAAGCCAAGGATGGCATATCCAGCGTGAAGGTGTCAGACCATGAGGTTCTCGCAGG CTCCGTAGATGGCCGGGTAAGGCGCTATGACCTGAGGATGGGGCACCTCTTCTCAGACTACGTGGGCA gcccCATCACCTGCACCTGCTTCAGCCGGGACGGGCAGTGCACCCTGGTGTCCAGCCTGGACTCCACGTTGCGGCTTCTAGACAAGGACACGGGGGAGCTGCTGGGCGA GTACACGGGCCATAAGAACCAGGAGTACAAGCTGGACTGCTGCCTGAGTGAGCGCGACACGCACGTGGTCAGCTGCTCCGAGGACGGGAAGGTGTTCTTCTGGGACCTGGTGGAG GGTGCCCTGGCGCTGGCCCTGCCTGTAGGTCCCGGTGTGGTGCAGTCGCTGGCCTACCACCCCACGGAGCCCTGCTTGCTGACCGCCATGGGGGGCAGCATCCAGTGCTGGCGGGAAGAGACCTACAAGGCTGAGGATGGCACAGGCTGA